ATTGGCCAAAACATTTATGGACCTCGCTTGGCTTCTAGCGACCATGTAAATCCTGGCATAGATCAAAAACATAATCAATCCTGGGATGAAAAACGAAACCATCGATGTGACCACAGCTGATCCATGGCTGAAAAAGACGTGACAACCTCCTACACAGCGGAAATTGGTGTCAAAGAAAGCTTCATCGCCTCTGATGTTTAGTTCTCCAAAAACCATGGTGTAGGCAAAGACTCCGGGAATGAGCCAGCTAGCCGAGACCAGAAACAGCACGGTGGCTGAACGGAAGCGAGAGCGGTACGTCAACGGGCTGCACACGGCGCAGAAACGCTCAGTCGATACACACAAGAGGTGGAATATGGATGCAGTGCTCAGCATGATGTCCATTCCTGTGTGTAACTTGCACATGAAGTTTGTGAGGTACCAGCAACCGTAGACAGATCGCACGGAGCTTAGCGGCATCACGAAAATGCCCAATGTAAAGTCACACATGGCCAGAGACAGAATTAAATGGTTGGTTGGCGTGTGAAGCTGTTTGAAGTGCGCTATTGAAACGATCACCAGTATATTTCCAGTCAGAGTCACCAGGATTGTTATGGCCATGCCAATAAACATTGAAATCTGGATGTCCAAGGGTCTCGAAATCTTCCGGCAGGATCCATTAATAGATTCATAGCAGAGGAGAGAGTCATGGGTAAAGTCAGATGGGCTAAAAATATCCATGGTTCGTCCTGTGGGAGTGAAAATAGAAGAAATATGTCCCAGAAATGTTCATATACAGCAGAGGCTGGACAATAAAACCCTTTGCAAATatgacatttaaaaatgaaaatataagttAATTGCAGGGATGTTAGGATTGCTTATTTGATGGAGGTTTTAATGGTTTTGGTGTCACTGGTGTAGAAATGCCTAAGTACTGGTATGAAGGGCTACATACTACAGGTCCCAGTGTGGCTGCCCTCTTTGCACTGCAGGTATTCACCCACCGCTCACAGCTATAACAGCccccactcttctgggaagacttCTAACAAGATTATGGTGTGTGTTTTTGGAATTTGAGACcactcagtcaaaagagcatttgtgaggtcaggtactgGGCAGTAGTATCTTAGAGGTAagggtacttgactagtaatccaaaggttgccggttcaagcctcataaCCACCAAGacgccgctgttgggcccctgagcaaggctctcaagCCTCAGTTGCTGAAATTGCATTCAcggataattgtaagtcgctttgaataaaatcgtctactaaatgctgagaggtcaggtactgatgaCAAAAATGACATATGCTTTTAGCAATAGGCTCGGCTAAACACACCTGAATGTAATGATCAGGAgagatgtctacatacttatAGCCATTTTTGTAAGTCTGGTATGTGTTAAAAAATGGACTTGTTGGAAAGCTTGTTATCAAAATGTCAAGTGTCTATTCTTTGCAAACCTTCTATAATCTtcctaattaaaatataaaatgttttaataaagataattatttaatttaacctTGAAGTCTGGAGCCCAAACAAGAAGATTGTGGGTTTAAATAATCTGTCACGGTTATTTAAGAGAAAATCAAACAGTTACTTACAGAACAATGGCACATACAATAAATAACATCaccaaagagacttacattcAATTATTCAATCCGTGGTCAAAGGAATTTCAGATTTTCTGCATCAATCTTGAAATCAGAAAGATGAAAATAGTCGATTACCGTGTGTCCTGTCAGAAAAAGAGTCCAAAACATGTTTTCATGGTCAAATCCAAGAATCCAAGCTTTTTATGCAAGCTTTTAAATACTGACCTGGTCATGGATGTCTGGTG
The sequence above is drawn from the Trichomycterus rosablanca isolate fTriRos1 chromosome 9, fTriRos1.hap1, whole genome shotgun sequence genome and encodes:
- the taar1b gene encoding trace amine-associated receptor 1b — translated: MDIFSPSDFTHDSLLCYESINGSCRKISRPLDIQISMFIGMAITILVTLTGNILVIVSIAHFKQLHTPTNHLILSLAMCDFTLGIFVMPLSSVRSVYGCWYLTNFMCKLHTGMDIMLSTASIFHLLCVSTERFCAVCSPLTYRSRFRSATVLFLVSASWLIPGVFAYTMVFGELNIRGDEAFFDTNFRCVGGCHVFFSHGSAVVTSMVSFFIPGLIMFLIYARIYMVARSQARSINVLANQLRMHHHKPRMFRYRTRKGTMTIAIVVGVFLICWSPFFFCNIIDPFVDYKISPALIDALVWFGYLNSALNPFIYAFLYPWFRKALRIIISGQVFHRNSCRIQLYS